In Ischnura elegans chromosome 6, ioIscEleg1.1, whole genome shotgun sequence, one genomic interval encodes:
- the LOC124160489 gene encoding uncharacterized protein LOC124160489: MTADIEKMYRQIKVHPSDTNLQRILWRDEEGAPIETYRLNTVTYGTASASFLATRCLQQLALEESHRDPRAAAVAMKDFYVDDLLTGSNSIEEAEKVQEGIITLLERGGFRLRKWCSNHPALLKKIPLNHREASYQIRPEGDNTIRSLGILWNPNANVFHFDTKNFDYKARVTKRSVLSDLARIFDPLSLIGPIILKAKIFLQRLWELRLEWDESLPAELHSKWLDFDESFRCLNDLRLPRCVIAKNGSVYEIHGFCDASESAYGACVYVRSIKSDGKFMIRLLCSKSRVAPLKKTTLPRLELCAAVLLANLIQKVSSSLSFSGSATLWSDSTVVLSWLKAPSSNWKNFVANRVAEIHKLTSKYKWRHIKGVDNPADNISRGLTLQQLPEKASWWQGPP, encoded by the coding sequence ATGACTgctgatattgaaaaaatgtatcgCCAAATCAAAGTTCATCCATCTGACACCAATTTGCAACGTATATTATGGAGAGACGAAGAAGGCGCGCCAATTGAAACCTACAGGTTAAACACAGTGACGTATGGCACGGCCTCAGCGTCGTTTTTAGCGACAAGATGTCTTCAGCAATTGGCACTGGAAGAATCGCATCGTGATCCTCGCGCTGCAGCAGTGGCGATGAAAGATTTCTACGTTGATGATCTCCTCACAGGCAGCAACTCGATCGAGGAGGCTGAGAAAGTTCAAGAAGGAATTATCACATTGCTAGAAAGAGGAGGTTTTAGGCTTCGAAAATGGTGCTCTAATCATCCCGCATTGCTGAAGAAAATTCCATTGAACCACAGGGAGGCATCTTATCAGATTCGCCCGGAAGGAGACAACACCATCAGGAGCCTGGGAATTCTTTGGAATCCAAATGCGAACGTCTTCCATTTCGACACGAAGAACTTCGATTATAAAGCCCGAGTAACTAAACGATCAGTTCTTTCCGATCTTGCGAGGATATTTGATCCTCTGAGTCTTATAGGACCAATCATTCTAAaggcaaaaatattccttcagcGACTGTGGGAACTCAGATTGGAATGGGATGAATCACTTCCTGCGGAGCTCCATTCAAAATGGCTTGATTTCGATGAATCATTCAGATGCCTAAATGATTTGCGACTTCCCCGGTGCGTTATTGCGAAGAATGGCAGTGTTTATGAGATTCACGGCTTTTGTGATGCCTCAGAATCCGCTTATGGTGCATGTGTATACGTCAGGTCCATCAAATCAGATGGAAAATTCATGATACGTCTTCTATGCTCCAAGTCGCGAGTGGCGCCGCTGAAGAAAACCACTCTTCCCAGGCTAGAACTCTGCGCAGCAGTACTCCTCGCCAACCTCATTCAAAAGGTCTCATCATCACTCTCGTTTTCGGGAAGCGCTACCCTGTGGTCAGACTCTACAGTGGTGCTCTCATGGCTGAAGGCACCATCATCCAATTGGAAGAATTTCGTCGCCAACAGGGTTGCCGAGATCCACAAGCTCACAAGTAAATACAAATGGAGGCATATCAAAGGAGTGGACAATCCAGCGGATAACATTTCCAGGGGGCTTACCCTGCAACAATTGCCCGAGAAGGCATCGTGGTGGCAAGGACCGCCTTAG